ATAATCTGTGTCATGGGCGAAGGGTGAGAGGATGGTAACTCCCGCTTCCGTGATCCAAGGTTCCATTGTTGCCGACGTTGGGGCAGGATCGATCCCCAGGTGGGTTTGATACCATTCAGCCAAAGCGTTTGGGTCTTTGGCCCTGAAAAACAAACCACCAATTCCGAGAGTTTTTACCATGGAAATTTCCATCTTCTGTTGGACAAAGCCTGTCGTTTCAGTTGAACAGAAAACTAAAACGAAAGCAATTTCGCAACCTCAACTTGGGTCCGGTATAGGCACAAACCCGACCTCGGATGCGGCGCGGCATCGGGCCTTCAAAACGTTTGATCGGATGTAAGGAGGGCCCAAACCGGACATTCACAAACGTCAACGACGCTGCAGCGTAGTTTCCCTAATGCCGACCTTCACTGCGAGCGCTCCTAGGTCCGGTATTAGCAAGTAGCCGAATTTTTTAGGGTGCGCTCAGCGATCCGGCGGCGCTCAAAATGGGCGATGGATGCAAAGACGGGGAAAATCAGCTCTCCGGCTGGCATTGTCGTGTCGATATCCTCGGCCAAGGATCGAAAACCCGTGCCGCGTTCTTTGATAGTTATCATGGTGTCGAGAAGATCGCGCAACGGGTGATGTCACGTGGAATACGGTGTTTCGACTGGCTTGGTGTAAGCACCCTCGTAACGACGCGCGTCGCCAAATCGCTTGGTTTATGCAGGCGTTCCCTGTTTTGGGATGTTGGCGACAAAATGTCGCCGAAAAATCAGCGTCGCTCTACGTTTTCCGATAATTATTCCGGAAGTTGTTGACTGATCGTTTTGGTAAGATTAGCTCTTAACGGTGAAGGATCGTTCCGGTTTGATTGAGGCTTGCATCGTCGAAGGGCGCGACGTCCGTGGGAAAAAGGAGGAGCCGTTTCATGTTTGTTATGGCTTTGAGATATAAACCTTTTTGCCAAAAACTGGGCGCCTGGTGGTTTTGGGCTGTTGGTGAAACTCGAGCTTATCCGATGATCTTACCCTATGATCACGAAAACCCTCCAATACCCCAAACGTTTTGTCATCGATATTTGGAATGGTTAAAAGATTTATCTTTCGTGCGGAAATTAAGCATGACAAAAACGACCGTTTCAGATTGTCGTCGCAGTCCATGGTAATGTTCTGAGCCGACACACTATGACTTTGGATTTCAACCGATTACTGTTCTTGCTCTCCTCGGCATCAATTGCAATTATTTTTTTAGTTTTGGCAGCAGTAGCAATCGATTTAGTGGTTCCACCAAGTGGAACAGTGGGAAGCTACGTTAACTACAGAAAACTGGCAAAGACACTGATGTTTCTATATGGAACGATGTTTGCACCTGGCGTGCTAGTTGCCATTATCTATATAGTATATGCGCCCTCCCGCATTCATGGCGAACGTAAGTCTTATGCACTGGAAATAATTACCGCTTTCGTAGCGGTTCAGACCGTCTTCACTTTCACTATTCTTCAAGACGAATGAGGTAATTCAGCATGGCTGATGAAACACCTTCTTTGATTTCGATAGCGATAAGTTGCAGACAAAGAACCGTTCGTTTGAATGGATTTCAGATGAATCGAGAGTTTCACATGTTCCTTCACCATCTGAGATCTTCGAGACGGTTAGAAACATAAAGGATGTAAGTGATGCCTGAATTGTAAGAGGTAAAATGGTTGCGCAATTTTTGATAAAGTTCCTTAAATGTCTCACTCAGAACTTTAGAAATCGCGGCAAAATTAATGGAAAGAAATGTACCGTGAGAGTAGAGCTGGGTGGCGGTAACTTTGCCCAGCAGCTCTCAAGCGCGACGGCGGAGTCTGGGCGGCTATCTGACTTTTTAGACGATCTATTGGTAAGAGTGAAAGATACAGCTATCGCCTCTTAACAGGCTACCTAAGCTGCCGTTGGTACGGGGTGCAGCGAACGGTAGCTCCCCACCCATCTCCCTCGCCATCCTGTCCCCTTAAATCACCTTGAGCAATTGTTCGATTGCCTGTGCCAGATCTGTTAACGGGGCGGATTTGCGGTAAACTTTGTCGTGAATATCTTTGCCTTCATGACCGATGATGTCCCGGACAAATTTGTCGTCTACACCTGTGTGATCCAATTGGTTCTGGACGTAATGCCGTAGGCTGTGAAACGAGAGGTTTTTGCCCTCTGTTCCTAGCTCCTGGTCGATAATCTGGCGCATGCGGCGTCCGACTTTACGGCCAAAGGCGTTGTTTCCCGCTTCATATAGGTCCGGGAAGAGACTGATTTCATTGGTGCTATTCGCTTTTCGGACGTGATCGAGAAACCCCAGATCAATCAGGTGCGAATGGATCGGGATCATGCGGCGCGATGACAGGTTTTTGATGCGGCGCAGCTCTGAATCCTCAATGGAAAAGCACCAGATCCCTTCAATTTCAACGATGTCGGACGGCGAAAGCCCTGCGATTTCTTCGCGCCTCCCCGGATTCATGCGTATAAACCCTGCGTGGATACACGCTCCAAAGCCGGGCCAATGGCGCGGCAAAAGACGTTGATCTCATATGAAAACGGTATTTGTCTTTGACCGGATTTGTTATGTTTGATTGTCGAATAAAATTTGCGCGCGGTTCCGAAATAGCCGCCGGAAAAGCTATGCACAGGGACAGACTATAGGTAGGTAAAGCTACCTCGTCTGCCCCTTGCGCCGGGGAGGCGCTCCGTCTGTTCGTAAAACCCATGCGGGGCATGTGTTTTACGAACAAACTGCGCGGCTGGCGTTGCCAACCTTGCCTGGCGTCCCACAGGGCGGACGCGAAAGCCCCACGATGCTCAAACGGTCCGGCGTGACAACCGTTGATCGGGCCGCGCGACCGGCAGCCACGGCAGTTGGCGGATCGCCCCGGCCTTTGCCTCCAGCGGCGTTGTCTCGCTGTAGCGCTGCGAGGTAATCGATCCACCGGCATGGCCCATGATATCCTTGCGGTCGGCCTCTGGCAGGTCGGGTATCCGGCCAAGCTGCGTCGCCACATAGTGCCGGAAACTGTGGAACACCTTGCCATCCCGATTGCCGTTGAGCCGGGTCTGGACCAGATTCCGGAAGCGGTAATCGAGCTGACCTCCGAACCCTTTGCCCTTGCGCGGGCGCAGGTCGGGAAAGAGATCGGCTTGCGGCCCGTGGCGGGCGATCTGGCGGGCGGCGTGGTCATTCAGGCCAAGATCCACCAGTTGCGGATGCAGGGGCAGGTCGCGTCTGGCCGTGAGCGATTTGAGAGCGCGATTGGCGTTCGGCGCGATGATCAGGGCGGGCAGGCCGTCCATCACGGTGATTTCGGCGGCTTTGAGAGCCGCGATTTCCTCGCGCCGTGCGCCGGTCAGCGCGGCGATCATCGGCACCCAATAGAGCCCGTCTTGCACCAGCCGCACCCCGGGTTCCTGCCAGTGGGTCTTGTCCTTCCAGCCATGCCAGACAGGGTGGGTAAACAGCTTTTGCACATCACCGGCGTTAAAGGCGGGCCGCTCGTCACGCTCGCGTTGGCTCTTGCGCTGACGCAACGCGCCGAGGTCGAGATCGCCGACAGATGGCACGCCTTCAGCCCGCGCTTTGGTGAACAGCTGGCCGAGGTAATCCAGATTGCGGTTGATCGTTGTGACCGACAAGCGCCTGTCCTCGCGCCCCCTGGCGTCTGCAATGATCTGGCGGATCGGCTTGTTCCGGTCCTTGGGCGATTTGCGATAGCTTTGCGGCAGTTGCTCCAGAACATCGACGAACACCGCCAGATGATGCTGTCGCAGCTGGCGCATGTCCTGAACGCCGGTGATCTCGCGGAAGAGATCAAAGACCTTGGTCATCTGTGCAATCATCGCCTCGGACATGCCCGCCTTGCGCTTTTGCGCCATGAGACGGGTCGCAATGGCCTTGATCGAGGCGGAATAGGTCTCGATGCGTGGCTGCGCGTCAGATTTGGGCAGTGGCTTTGCCTGTGGCGGGCGACGGACGGGCAGGGGCTGGCCGAGTTCGGCTTGGATCACCCCCCGCAACCGATCAACCGTGCCCGCGTGATCGCAGCGGCCTTTGGCCATGTCCTCAAATGCCCGGGCGCTCTCGGCGGTCACCAGCGCGGCAAGGCGGCGGGCGGCGTTTGGATCAGGGGTTTGCAAGCTGATGAGGAAGGTCTTTCCACCAAGGGCGGTGGGGTAACGCCTGCGCCAATAATAAATCGCGTTGCGTCGGACGGTATGAGCGGCAAGGGCCATCGGTCACTCCTGTATGAGCGCCCAGAAAACCGTGCAAAAATAACCATTTGTGTATCACGCATGTGTATCAGCCGGGGCTGAAATACCAATTCCACATGTTCGTCAGAGACTTAAGGGAAATTGGCTCCGGCGGTAGGGATCGAACCTACGACCAATTGATTAACAGTCAACTGCTCTACCGCTGAGCTACGCCGGAACACTGGGCTTCGGACAGTGGCGCGTTGCGCTGCCGTCCTGCGGTGTGAGGGCGATATAGCAATGTGATTCAGAGGCGGCAAGGGGCATTCTAACATTCTTCCGACGTTTTTTGCTCGACCTCGGGGAAGCTTGGTCAAAGCCGCCGGAAATCCGCGTCCGCCTGCAAGGGGCCAAGCGGTTCCACGAGGTTTCTTGATGTAAGATCAATGAGATGGGCCAGAACATTGCGCATGGCGGCCGGAAGGAGGGCGGGGGCGACTTCGCTGTAGATCCGTTCGGCCAGCTGCATCGGGGCGGCCGGGCCGCCTGCAAGGGCCTCCAGAATGTCGGTTTCGCGCTGTGTCCGGTGTTGAAGCAACCAGTCGAGCCGGCCGTGAGGATCTGTGATTTCTGCGCCATGGCCGGGCAGGTAAAGGTTGGCGGGCAGGGATCTCAGCCGTCGGCAGGAGGCCATGAAATCCGTCAGGTCGCCGTCCGGAGGCGAGACGAGCGAAGTTGCCCAGCCCATCACGAGATCGCCGGTAAAGACGGTGCCGTCCCAGTCGAAACAGAGGTGATTGCCGAAATGCCCCGGCGTCCAGAGCGCGCGAAGCCGCTGATCGCCGGCGACGATCACCGCATTGTCCGGCACCTCGATATCGGGAACGAAGGTGCTGTCCACGCCTTCGCCACCCCCGATCGAGGACCGCGCGGCCAGGTCCTGCATGATGGCAGACCGCCCGGCCTCTGCATCCCCATAGGCGAGGATCGGCGCGCCGGTGGCGTTGGCCAGGGGGCGGGCAAGGGGCGAATGGTCGAGATGGGCATGGGTGACAAGAATATGGGTGATGCGCTGTCCCGGCTCCAGCGCGCCAAGCAGGGCCTGCAGATGGGCGGGATCATCGGGGCCGGGGTCGATCACGGCGATGTCGCGCGTCCCCAACAGATAGCTGTTGGTGCCCGGCCCGGTGAAGGGCGACGGGTTGGACGCCAGAAGCCGGCGCAGGCCCGGGCGCAGGGTTTCCACCTGGCCGGGAACCGGGGTTTCGCGCTTGGCCATGTCCATCCGGCTTTCCTCTGCTCGATTGCCGGCCTAGGTTAGCGCATGTCCTTTGAATGGCTCAAACACTATGTGCCCCGTGGCATCTATGGCCGCGCCGCGCTGATCCTGATCCTGCCGGTGGTCACCTTGCAGCTTGTCGTGTCCGTGGTCTTCATCCAGCGGCATTTCGAAGGCGTGACCGTGCAGATGACGGAAACCGTGACCAGCGAACTGCAACTGGTCCTCGCTCCGCCCGATGGGGTCTCGGCCGACGGCGTCGCCTCGGCGCTGGCCATCGGCGTGATGGAGATGGCGCCGGACGAGATGCCGCGCGCGGATTACGCGCGCTGGTTCGACCTGTCCGGGCGGGTGGTGATCCGGTCGCTGAAAAGTCGTCTTTTCGGGGTGCAGGCAATCGAATTGCCGGACGATCACGTGGTGCATCTTTACGTGCGGCGCGGAGAGGAGGCCTATCGGCTCAGCTTCGGGCGCAAGCGGGTCTCGGCCTCCAACCCGCACCAGTTGTTCGTCAACATGGCGGTCTTCGGGGTGCTGATGACGATCATCGCCTTCATATACCTGCGCAACCAGCTGCGCCCGATCACCCGCCTCGCCGCCGCTGCCGAGGCCTTCGGGCGTGGTCGCCATGTGCCCTATCGCCCCGGAGGTGCTGTCGAGGTGCGGGCGGCAGGCAGTGCCTTTCTCGACATGCGGGCACGGATCGAACGGCAGATCGAACAGCGGACCCTGATGCTGTCGGGGGTGAGCCATGACATGCGCACGCCGCTGACCCGAATGCGGCTGGCGGCGGCGATGCTGGATGATGAGGACCGCGTGCCGATGGAGCGCGACATCGACGAGATGCAGCGCATGCTGGACGAATTCCTGTCCTTTGCCCGCGGCACCACCGAAGAGGTCGTGCAAGAGGTCGATCCCCTCAGCCTGATCCACGCCATTGTCGAGGATTCTCGCCGCGCCGGGCAGGACGTTGATCTCGTGCATGCCGAAGGGGCCGGGCGGATGCCACTGCGCCCCCTGGCGATCCGCCGGGCGGTCGAGAACCTGATCGGCAATGCCGTGCGCTATGGCAGTCATGCCGAGGTCAGCATCGATCTGTCCGCCCGCAGCCTGCGCATCCGGATCGAGGACGACGGGCCGGGCATCCCCCCCGACCGTCGCGGCGAGGCGATGAAACCCTTCACCCGGCTGGAGCCTTCGCGGAATCAGAACCGCGGTTCCGGCGTCGGGCTGGGCCTGTCGATTGCGGGTGATATCGCCCGCGCCCATGGCGGGGTGCTGCGCCTGGGGGAAAGCGCGCGGCTGGGGGGGCTTCAGGCCGACCTGGTGATTGCGCGCTAGGGGACAAGCCTTGCCCGGTCGTGCATAGCTGTCGGCAAAGGGAATGAGTGGGGGTTTGGTAGGCCCGGCAGGATTTGAACCCGCAACCAAAGCGTTATGAGCGCTCTGCTCTAACCGTTGAGCTACAGGCCCACTCTGCGCCGTGGTAGCCAGCCGGGCGGCGGGCGTCAAGAGACGCCGCCGCCCGGTCGTGCATGTCAGCCTGAAGGATCAGAACCGCATGCTGAGGCCGAGACCGGTATTCATGTTGCCGTCTCCGTCAAAGGCCGTTTCCAGACGCAGGTCGATGGGCAGGGCGCCATTGGTCAGGGTCAGCTCTGCCCCGATCCGGTAAAGCGTCAGATCATCATCCTCGACGTCGAACTGCGTGCTTGCCCCGGCAAGGCCCATGGTGACCGCATCGCCCTGAGCGGTGATCAGGTCGATCCCGCCAAAGGGCCGCAGGGCACCGACGCCGGTCGCCAGAGAATAGCCGATTTCGCCGGTCAGGTAATAGCTGCCGGCATCGCGATCCTCGAAACCCGCACCACCAAGACCCGACAGGGCAAAGCCGTCGTAGCGCGCCCAGCTGGCCCCGAGCGAACCCGACAGGTCGATCCGGCCAATGACCGGGGTTTGGGCCACCTGCATGCCGATGCCGAATTCGCGGCTGTCGGTCGAGCCCGTGCCTGCCGCGTCCAATGCCGAAGTCAGATCGGTCGCGCCACTGGCGATATAGGCAAAGCCCAGACCGTCAAAGCCCTGGCCAAGCGCAAAGCCCTTGCGCAGACCAAGGGCAATGCTGCGCCGTTCCAGATCGGTCGCGCCATTGTCGCTGGTCATGTCCTGATTGGAGGCGCGGACAAAGACGCCGATGGCATCGAAATCGCGCCCCACGGTCAGCGCGCCGCCATGGGCCAGATCACCGCCCCAGCCGCTCAGATCTCCCCACCAGCCCGGCGCATAGGCGACCGCGCTC
The Pseudooceanicola algae genome window above contains:
- a CDS encoding recombinase family protein; protein product: MRDLLDTMITIKERGTGFRSLAEDIDTTMPAGELIFPVFASIAHFERRRIAERTLKNSATC
- a CDS encoding tyrosine-type recombinase/integrase, with protein sequence MNPGRREEIAGLSPSDIVEIEGIWCFSIEDSELRRIKNLSSRRMIPIHSHLIDLGFLDHVRKANSTNEISLFPDLYEAGNNAFGRKVGRRMRQIIDQELGTEGKNLSFHSLRHYVQNQLDHTGVDDKFVRDIIGHEGKDIHDKVYRKSAPLTDLAQAIEQLLKVI
- a CDS encoding site-specific integrase, which codes for MALAAHTVRRNAIYYWRRRYPTALGGKTFLISLQTPDPNAARRLAALVTAESARAFEDMAKGRCDHAGTVDRLRGVIQAELGQPLPVRRPPQAKPLPKSDAQPRIETYSASIKAIATRLMAQKRKAGMSEAMIAQMTKVFDLFREITGVQDMRQLRQHHLAVFVDVLEQLPQSYRKSPKDRNKPIRQIIADARGREDRRLSVTTINRNLDYLGQLFTKARAEGVPSVGDLDLGALRQRKSQRERDERPAFNAGDVQKLFTHPVWHGWKDKTHWQEPGVRLVQDGLYWVPMIAALTGARREEIAALKAAEITVMDGLPALIIAPNANRALKSLTARRDLPLHPQLVDLGLNDHAARQIARHGPQADLFPDLRPRKGKGFGGQLDYRFRNLVQTRLNGNRDGKVFHSFRHYVATQLGRIPDLPEADRKDIMGHAGGSITSQRYSETTPLEAKAGAIRQLPWLPVARPDQRLSRRTV
- a CDS encoding MBL fold metallo-hydrolase; translation: MDMAKRETPVPGQVETLRPGLRRLLASNPSPFTGPGTNSYLLGTRDIAVIDPGPDDPAHLQALLGALEPGQRITHILVTHAHLDHSPLARPLANATGAPILAYGDAEAGRSAIMQDLAARSSIGGGEGVDSTFVPDIEVPDNAVIVAGDQRLRALWTPGHFGNHLCFDWDGTVFTGDLVMGWATSLVSPPDGDLTDFMASCRRLRSLPANLYLPGHGAEITDPHGRLDWLLQHRTQRETDILEALAGGPAAPMQLAERIYSEVAPALLPAAMRNVLAHLIDLTSRNLVEPLGPLQADADFRRL
- a CDS encoding ATP-binding protein, whose translation is MSFEWLKHYVPRGIYGRAALILILPVVTLQLVVSVVFIQRHFEGVTVQMTETVTSELQLVLAPPDGVSADGVASALAIGVMEMAPDEMPRADYARWFDLSGRVVIRSLKSRLFGVQAIELPDDHVVHLYVRRGEEAYRLSFGRKRVSASNPHQLFVNMAVFGVLMTIIAFIYLRNQLRPITRLAAAAEAFGRGRHVPYRPGGAVEVRAAGSAFLDMRARIERQIEQRTLMLSGVSHDMRTPLTRMRLAAAMLDDEDRVPMERDIDEMQRMLDEFLSFARGTTEEVVQEVDPLSLIHAIVEDSRRAGQDVDLVHAEGAGRMPLRPLAIRRAVENLIGNAVRYGSHAEVSIDLSARSLRIRIEDDGPGIPPDRRGEAMKPFTRLEPSRNQNRGSGVGLGLSIAGDIARAHGGVLRLGESARLGGLQADLVIAR